A stretch of Triticum aestivum cultivar Chinese Spring chromosome 1D, IWGSC CS RefSeq v2.1, whole genome shotgun sequence DNA encodes these proteins:
- the LOC123181477 gene encoding uncharacterized protein, whose protein sequence is MSAGTATPGLVVTATDPIRSFLSFAAGSPDLSDDLRGLASALSSERAVPYRSIRAIWCADCSRGRPPLRQLLQGAQFVLSSPKPREKSDELKARLEKLREMQERKEYAELVKDVAPKEDNTEPFSSYKDQLGFGLHVVVIMFTGYLVGSATFKALFGNSPVMNAAGGILGVVGGMLMETVLFIIRSSSKELSSSVPRSKKLQ, encoded by the exons ATGTCAGCCGGCACCGCTACGCCGGGACTCGTTGTCACCGCCACCGATCCCATCCGCTCTTTCCTCTCcttcgccgccggctcccccgACCTCTCCGACGACCTCCGGGGCCTGGCCTCCGCCCTCTCTTCTGAGCGGGCCGTCCCCTACCGCTCCATCCGCGCCATCTGGTGCGCCGACTGCTCCCGCGGCCGCCCACCTCTCAGACAGCTCTTGCAAGGCGCTCAATTCGTGCTGTCCAGCCCCAAGCCCCGCGAGAAG AGCGATGAGCTCAAGGCGAGGCTGGAGAAGCTTCGGGAGATGCAGGAGAGGAAGGAGTACGCCGAGCTCGTCAAGGATGTCGCGCCTAAGGAGGACAACACCGAGCCCTTCTCCTCTTACAAGGATCAGCTAGGATTCG GTCTGCATGTTGTGGTCATAATGTTCACAGGTTATTTGGTGGGATCTGCTACTTTCAAAGCTCTGTTTGGCAACAGTCCTGTAATG AATGCTGCTGGAGGCATCTTAGGAGTGGTGGGTGGCATGCTGATGGAAACAGTTCTTTTCATCATCAGATCATCCAGTAAAGAGTTGTCGTCTTCGGTTCCAAGATCCAAGAAGCTTCAGTAG